Genomic window (Ananas comosus cultivar F153 linkage group 1, ASM154086v1, whole genome shotgun sequence):
AGTTTTCAAAACGCATCTTATAAAGAGTATGGATAGGAAGGATGTGCTTCTTTTAACAGCTATAAATAATGGCACAATgtattagaattttttgtacCTCACTTACATAGCAAAAAATTTAACagttaaaaattagaaaataatttgatttctacTATATTGGCATGCATAAGAAAATTTGCTCTTCAGACAATATTATTCTGATAGTATATTCCTATAAATCCTTAGTCTAGTCAAAACAAgttgtaattttgttttaaaaaaattataattgttaaCAAATAATTCACTctgaatttttcttatttttattatttagggaaagcttcaaatacccccattgtgtttcactttttctcactttagtaccctgtggtttaaagtatatcaagttagtactctgtcattttgcactttcttactttagtaccctgtggtttaaagtgtatcaagttagtaacatgtggtttcgcactttctcactttagcgccctgtagtttaaaaaccacaagatactaatttgatataaaaataaaaccacagggtactaacttggtacaaaaataaaatcacagggtactaacttgatacactttaaaccacagggcactaaagtgagaaagtgcgaaaccacagggtactaaacttgatacattttaaaccacagggtactaaaataaaaaagtacgaaaccacaggggggtttttgaagtttttcttattatttatttatttctttctgaTCAAGTTATGGGCTTCTTATGTACTGGACTGTAAAGAATCTGTGCTTGAAAAACCTGCTTTGACAGTACTTCTACGATACCTCTAGCTTGATCAAAACAAAACTATGATTGTTAATGAGCAGCAAATAACCCTTCATTACCCTCAATTTTGCtctgttttttttcaaaaaaatagaattgtGATATAGTCAACTAAACAGATTTTGTAAGAAGgttaaaatggtcatttcatcAAAGGATCTTCACCCCTTGCAGCTTGCATGACCTGCTTGAATGCACTGCTACAAAACAAGGGGGGTGAGGGGGTCCCCTTCTGCATCCATGATATTTAATAGGGGTTGCTGTGTTTGGTTGGCTTTATTGTCACCTAAACCTTATCATATAACAACACAGAAAAAGATGTTCCTTTTTAattcctttttatctttttaaaatgcCTAGCTTTGtaataaggccaatttgcataaaaaatccacttattttggacttttgcaaaatcgggccatctttttggcttttgcagattcggtccgctttttcagcaaactgaccaaaatactcttatacctttttctctttcctctttctctctcctctttttttctcgcgttcttttttctttttcttcccagagagcggcgaagacggagcggaggtgcccttatacttttttcttttcttttttttctctcgttcttttttttctttctcttcccagagagcggcgaagacagagcggcgtcgccgccggcgcccccaccttcctcgccttcgATCCCCCTAAGGCCgggctgtgacttttttttttttttgcatttttcttttcttttcttctcttactCTCCTCCACAGTTTCCGACAACGGcgtctctctcgctcttccctgcccttcccgtctctccttctccctccttctctgctgcctccgacgacgatgcatcttcgccgacaccgacgccgacaccgtggagatcactgcggcgctgcagcctcggagtggggggtctttagcggcgtcgtcaccgacaCCGTGGCTATTgacagagagggtgacaaaaaaaaaaaaaaaaaaaaataaagataaaaaattatataaaaaaaaggatgaagatgaaattgtatcgttaactacaaaaaaattacaagttgcactacttaagatgtaaactgcagctttaaaataaaaattacactttttaaataaaaattacactctttgaaagatatttacactgtttctcttcttattgcactctttcagatataaactgcacccactaagataaaaattacactctttaaatgaaagttgcactgtttctcctcttgttgcaccgtttctcctcttgttgcatcatttctcctcttgttacactattttttatcttaaactgcacccatttaagagatatttatactgcttctcctcttgttgcactgtttctcctcttgttgcactgtttctcctctttaaagaggagaaacagtgcaacaagaggagaaacagtgcaacaagaggagaagcagtataaatatctgttaaaaatgtgtagtttaaaataaaaaacagtgtaacaagagaaaaaatggtgcaacaagaaaaaaaactgcacccatttatcttaaactgcacccatttaagagatatttatactgcttctcctcttgctgcactgtttctcctcttgttgcactgtttctcctctttaaagaggagaaacagtgcaacaagaggagaagaggagaaacagtgcaacaagaggagaaacagtgcaacaaaaggagaagcagtataaatatctgttaaagatgtgcagtttaaaataaaaaatagtccGACCTGGCTAGGCCAGACATTGTAAGTGCAAAGAATATCAACATGAATATCCCGTTTTTGATATGGCGGAGAATGGCAAAGGATATCAAAACTTCAGGACAAAATGAAAGGTTGCCATTTTCACTAAttatcatgaggattctgcgacttcatGAGGTGGATGTTCGTTGTACATCCTATGAGCATAGCTTGGGAAGGATCAATGAAAGGACGTTCGTGAAGTCCTCTGTACAGCTTCGTACTCCATCCCAGCGCGCTTCTTCACCttctgctgctccacctcctgctgctcctACTTCTTCACGTCCATCCATGGATATTTCTGAGGAGGATATCTCGGTGTCGTCAGTATATCGTGAGCAGCAGAGGTTATCCGAAGAGCTTCAAAAACTCTCTGCGGATCAAGCTCGGATACAGAAAGATGTGAGCACAATCAAGCGGTTGATGAAGGCCATCTTTGATAAACTGGGATGTTGCAGCTCAGATCTTCCTCCGCAGGGTGACGAATCCGACTGACTGTGCGGGGTTTCtccttttgtcattttggcgctttttgacaaaaagggggagatgatgatATGGATggctcatgatgatgatgatgtcttTAGATGCTTTGATGTCTTTTGATGCTTTTAGcttagttgtgtaaatttagATTAGATGGTTGCTTAGGTGCTTGACTATgatgaactatgaactatgGCTTGTTGCTTTGATTGCTTTGACTTTTGTGTTTGATCTTTTATGATGATAAGTATgcttgaatcttgattgtgtttttataatgtttttgcaggaattattcaaagacttcaagactccatgtctaagtcatagagtctgtattaaggttgtgaaaaatgtaattttcgtttattggatcgatcatgcaggagatcgtcgtttggtgattgcgatgatcttctttttattgtttccgAGTTGTGTACGAGCattgtagtatattttgtcacgaaatcgccaaaaggggagattgttaaggattttataggttggcggatttcggcGGCTTCTgcgcggcggcgggaggagggGCAGCGCCGACGGAGAAGAACAAGCGCGACGCTGGTGCCGGCGCCGGTTGCGcttccgcctccccctcctgcgCCCTGTCGCttggcctccccttcttcttctttgccgttgtcttcttctccgcatccAGCCCGACCCCGTTCGCCGCGGTCGCTGCCGCCGCGACGACGGGATCaggctgggggtccgcggcgacggaggagaggaggagggggtcgtgggcggtggagaggagggtgaggaggggggcgacggtgaagaaggatggtgaggagggagacgacggtGAAGAAAAATGCGACGGTCCgcctttttttttcggcgagaaaaaaaaaaaaagaacgacagaaacgaagaggagagagaaagaggaaagagaaagaggaaagagaaaaagtaataagggtattttggtcagtttgctgaaaaagcggaccgaatctgaaaaaacgaaaaaggtgacccggttttgcaaaagtccaaaataagtgaattttttatgcaaaaaggccttgtaataataattattaataattataataaagcaTGCCCATGGGACAGCTGAAAAGGGCAATAAATTGCACCATTTTGGTTCAGAAAAGGCATTACTTATTCATGCCATTCCTAACACTCTCTGACTCTTCTTTGCCAGGTTAGCAGCAGGACAACAACTCTTTGTGTTTGGTCCATGTTTGAATGTATACAGCATCTGTCTCTTTGACCTGGCACTGACAAAAGTTTACAGTTTTTGCTCAGATTTAAGATATTAAGAAGGTAAACTCTTTTTGGCTCCTGTAGCAgagaatgtaaattttaatgtaGTTAGAGATTGTAGGAAAAGCTTTATTACTGAAAGCTGAGGTGCTTTTTTAAAGCACTTTTCATATAAACATCAATAACAGAAAGAATATGAGGCCTAAGCTGCTTTCAACTTGTATGCTCAGTTCATtttacctaatgaatgaagtaggtagcttgctacctatttctcaaaaaaagaaagaatcgaATCTGATCGAGCTCGAGGGCGTACAACAACCTTAATGGTTTATTGTGACAGATCAATTCTTTGTTTCTTTAATTCATCATATGTTCATTAAATGAACAAGAAAAGATCTCGTggttatatatagagagatataCCGAACAAAATGGAGGTTCCTCCTGAGAATGTATCAAACAAATGCTCGTTTGTATATAAATTAGTGAAGATCGAGAATCCTAATCTTTACAAGTTAATCCAAGTAGAAAAGATTAGTTCTAAAGTGgtgatttttctctctcatcctctttCTTGACACACAAAAACAaggaaaataaggaaaaaaaaaataaagaaagaaaagccCCTTGAAATAATTGTTATGAATAAATATCAttgccctttaaaattttaaatctgaagATAGATAttgtcaaattaaaatttattccaTGTTAAActaaagcttctgcttctgagACTATTGCATTTCTACTACAAATCTTATTCCTTTTAATCAATGCAAATAACTGAATAACAATTTATTTTCCAAGTTAATTCAATTACACAATCCCAATTATTCTATATCTGAAATTTTacatggaataaaaaaaaaaaaaatgatgcagtAAAATTTTTCCAGATATAAAGATGCAACAAAGCTCccatttttatactataaaaataaatacctCGAAAAAGACccaaaaagagagatataagTCCGTAGTGTAATAAAGAACACTGAATTTTAATTCAGAGTTTTCTATTTCAGTGGTATAATATATGCTCAAAACAACTTCAATTTATANCTGTGCAAAAATGACACTTTTGCGCTCCTCAAGCGAAATCCAaagccaaaccctaaccctaacactCACACAAGTAAAGATCCCCAAATTTGGATCCGTCCGTTATACGGGTCAAGGCCATCGGAGCTCGTCGGCGCCGTCGACGCGGACGCCGGCGCGCTGGacggagaggaagagggaggagagggggCGGCGGTGGTGCGGGGGGCGGGCGAGCTCCTCGTCGAGGTCGAGGCGGACGCGGGCGACGCCGAGCTCGCGGAGGCGCGCGGCGAGCCTCTCCCCGAGGCGCGcgcgctccgccgccgcgaACTCGggctccgacgacgacgccatgGCCACGATCGCCTCCGagcgcggcgccggcgccgtcACCTCCGCCGTGATCCTGCGGCAGCTGAGCACCACGCGGAGGAGGTGCTGCGGCGCCCTCTCCATGGCCAAGGGGCGTCGAGGtggaagcgagagagagagagagagggagagaggggtgaTGGTGGATTGGATATTTGGATCGGAGAGTGGGGGTATTATGGGGAGAAGGGTAAAAAGTTTTGGGGCCGTTACGGGATGCTTTAATATtcgcgaaaataatataatataatataaaattgagcAAATACGCGCATGAGAGCCCCTATAGCTCAGTGGTAGAGCGTCAGTCTTGTAAACTGAAGGTCCGTAGTTCGATCCTGCGTGGGggcacattttattttatttttttaattttattttcttttttttttttgggttattttGGCTTAATTTAGTTTAGCCAATTTAATTTTAGCATTGTCTCCACAAGTACGTAAATTGACACACTTTCTTTTCTCAATTTGTTGTTAACATTGCATTAATCATTATTCAAATAACTTTTTAAGATactgatattcaaaatttagcCTGTGTCTACAGTAGGCCGTAAATTGGCTACAATTCGATCCTcagaaaaaaatcataattcCCACAATTTAAGGCAATTCTAGTGGTCACAGGTATCGAAATGTAGTATAAGATATTTAGTTTAGTCTATAACATTCAAATATCCACGGACGTGTTAGAGATAAAAGAGTATATGCTGTGCGAAAATTGCAATCTCTTGATtcgagaaaatttaaaattgagggCAATCAATAATCTCTCACACTTTGGAAAGATTCTAAAGCTGATATTGATTTTACTGTTTATCGACAGCAAAATGCACCAATACGGACAAATTGGCGATGACAAAGTATTTATTATACGGTTCATAGCTGACGTGGTAAACTGGGTCTACGCACTTCGCTGGCTTGCGAATACCTCGTCGAACGTCGTCAACTCAACTTCCCTGATGCTTCATTTGTGGATCTCCTCCTCCCCATCAACAAATCGAaccccattctctctctctttctcccaaTTCCATGGCGACATTAGAGAAGAGACgggttctcctcctcctcctcctcctcttaaccctagcttctagaaccttctcctcctcttcggACGCCaatggcggaggcggaggcggaggaggaggaggagggggggcgGCGGAGGTGATAGAGGTGGGGGAAAGGGGTTCGCCGAGGAGGTGGCCGGTGGTGTGGGCGGTGCAAGTATCGGATCTCCACTTCAGCGTCTTCCACCCCGAGAGGGCCCTCGATTTCAAGAGGTACGCGGGACCCGCTCTCTCCCTCATCAACCCCTCCCTCGTCCTCATCACCGGCGATCTCACGGGTAGGTAAACTCTTCTGATAAGATGCATGGGACTTATAATTTTGATCGATTCTGAAGTGACGATCCACTCACTAGAAGCTTTAAAGTTTCGATTTTGGTACCTAATTTCcagtttgtttgattttgagCTATTTGATGACTCATATGTCATAGAATTCCAGGCGTaaatggctcaaatcaaatgaattgaaAGGTTAGCTTTGATGGTTAAAACTCGCCCAGTATGAAATAGCCCTGTCaattttagttttgttttttgttttttatttgagaatccttcaaattttgattttttggaattaagtgattttagtcgaataaattagaaaatatattatatttacgattttttttagcaaattaaTACTATTTTCTAGGTTTCTTAAGATATTTGAATGTGTGTTCTATATTCGTGTGTATGTCatgtagagttgagctagaatgctttCAGAAGGATTTGGATGCTAATACATCCTAGTCGAAGTTAATTTTAAGACATTATAGCGAATATCTGTAGCAATAATCATGATTTagattatttaacatttatagcattaattttggaacttttttttctttttttaccttACATTAGATGATCTCAAAATTTAACAATTGAAACGATGCATTCAAGGAGTTGTTACCTCTAGAATTGATTATGGTCTTTTTGCTTTCCGACGGTATGATCAGATGGAAAGAGCAAAGATTTGTTAACGATGAAACAGGAAGAGCTGGAGTGGATAGAATACCAAAATGCCATTGATGATGTTGTTGAAAGGAGTGGACTTGACAAGAGAATTTTCTTCGATGTCAGAGGGAATCATGACAACTTTGGTGTACCTGAAGTTGGTGGTGCATATGATTTTTATGGAAAATATAGTATAAACTCTAGATTAGGACGAGTTGGAAATGTCCAGAGTGTAGCTCTACAGGTAAGTTTCTTTTAATAATGAATGATAGtttgttttctttctaatttttcatGACTTTACCAATTAGTAGGTTTTCGGACAATGTGCAGAATAATGGTTGGAAGCATCTCTTCATTGGATTCGACAGTACAATGGATATTGGCCTGCGAGGCCCGACCAATTTATTTGGACACCCAACCGACCAACTACTTGTAGATATAGACCATGCACTGTCGCAATGGGATGACGAATTTATTAAATCACCGGTAACAAAGATCGCCTTTGGGCACTTCCCATTATCTTTCTCTGCATCAGCAGATACAGGAAGAACTCTGAAAGATGTGTTTCTGAAGCATTCTTTATCCGCTTACTTATGTGGGCATCTTCATACTCGATTTGGGAAGAACTTAAAGCGTCACCATGGACCAGGTTCATCAGGACGATATGGTCAATTTAACATTCATGAAGGAATTTTGAGTACTGGGCATAGTCAAAACTGTTCTGAGAAAGAAGAGCCCATCAAGGAATTCTGGGAGTGGGAGATGGGTGATTGGAGAAAGAGCAGAGTTATGAGGATACTAGCAATCGATTCTGGCCATGTCTCGTATGTTGATATTGATTTCAAATTCGGCTCTAGGGATGTACTCATACTGCCTACTTTTCCGTTGGACTCTCGATTCATGCAAAGGATGTCATCTCCTCACGATGTTGAATGTAGTAAAAAGAAAGCATCATCTTTTGGATCCGTGCGAACTTTGATATTCTCGAAGAATGAGATTTTATCAGTTTCAGCAAAGATATACGATTTGAGGCCAGGGAATCTTCAATTGGTTCTTGATTCACCGATGAAGAAGCTCGAAGGAAATAATACTAGGGGAGATTTGTATGTGTTACCGTGGAATTGGAAAGCGTTTATAGACCCATCACCTGATCGATATTGGCTTCAAATTGAAGCAACAGATGTAACAGGAGAGACAAGCTACAGCCAATTGAGGCCGTTCTCCATTAATGGTCTAACTGCAAAAGTTAGCTGGACATGGAAGGAATTTTTTGTAATGGGTTGTCAGTGGGCTGCAATATATCAACCTGCTCTATGGTCTACATTTGCACTTCTCTTCTCAATGCTTCTTATCCCGCAAGCTTCTCTTATGATCTTCAAGAAGCACTTCACTCACAAATATCTAACCCCTAATTTCAGTGGGAGGACTGTTAGGGAGTGCTTAATTTACGGCGTGCTTTGGGTTTTCGTAGAGCTTTCGAGAATGACTTTAATATGGTCTGGGATTTTGCTTTATCTGCTATACTTGCTATTTTTCCCCTGGTTTTTTGGTCATGCTATCACTGAAAATAGCAATAGTATC
Coding sequences:
- the LOC109717929 gene encoding uncharacterized protein LOC109717929: MERAPQHLLRVVLSCRRITAEVTAPAPRSEAIVAMASSSEPEFAAAERARLGERLAARLRELGVARVRLDLDEELARPPHHRRPLSSLFLSVQRAGVRVDGADELRWP
- the LOC109713477 gene encoding putative metallophosphoesterase At3g03305; this translates as MATLEKRRVLLLLLLLLTLASRTFSSSSDANGGGGGGGGGGGGAAEVIEVGERGSPRRWPVVWAVQVSDLHFSVFHPERALDFKRYAGPALSLINPSLVLITGDLTDGKSKDLLTMKQEELEWIEYQNAIDDVVERSGLDKRIFFDVRGNHDNFGVPEVGGAYDFYGKYSINSRLGRVGNVQSVALQNNGWKHLFIGFDSTMDIGLRGPTNLFGHPTDQLLVDIDHALSQWDDEFIKSPVTKIAFGHFPLSFSASADTGRTLKDVFLKHSLSAYLCGHLHTRFGKNLKRHHGPGSSGRYGQFNIHEGILSTGHSQNCSEKEEPIKEFWEWEMGDWRKSRVMRILAIDSGHVSYVDIDFKFGSRDVLILPTFPLDSRFMQRMSSPHDVECSKKKASSFGSVRTLIFSKNEILSVSAKIYDLRPGNLQLVLDSPMKKLEGNNTRGDLYVLPWNWKAFIDPSPDRYWLQIEATDVTGETSYSQLRPFSINGLTAKVSWTWKEFFVMGCQWAAIYQPALWSTFALLFSMLLIPQASLMIFKKHFTHKYLTPNFSGRTVRECLIYGVLWVFVELSRMTLIWSGILLYLLYLLFFPWFFGHAITENSNSIYMTYRGWAVKSFNGRQHVGVPDVMVIVLPHLCFVVLPTIVVTAALAAERTAYRRHFLSLSGKKEDDYCKESKRNAKHGSSWSGRWIRKFLLVVCLVILWRHWKHCRALVKAYEMNPFIHSPIYCFWVPALLILSIYKTSAI